From a region of the Xanthomonas rydalmerensis genome:
- a CDS encoding ABC transporter permease, whose amino-acid sequence MDIRPILSTLRRHKTAAALIVLEIALACAIVCNALFLIGNRIETLHRPSGIAESELVTISLGGIGQQVNAAARTREDLAALRAVPGVRNATLLNQVPFVHYSWNTSLSLTPDQERPTLNAAQYMAEEGTLKTLGLKLVAGRDFAPDEYMDMDAAQTDKQIREKGTAIILNRATAEKMFPGQNALGKTVYTGPVGARVVGIVDPLARPTAASGLAEIDYAMLLPLRLKYTDGLYVLRVTDPARRQEVLNAATAALMKVDSSRLVLKQQTYREIRDDYFQGDRAMVWLLGAVCVALLVVTALGIVGLASFWVQQRTKQIGIRRALGATRGQILRYFQTENFLLASTGIVLGMLLAYAINQWLMGKYELPRLPLAYLPIGAVALWLLGQIAVFAPARRAANVPPAVATRST is encoded by the coding sequence ATGGATATCCGCCCCATCCTGTCCACCTTGCGCCGGCACAAGACCGCCGCCGCGCTGATCGTGCTGGAGATCGCCCTGGCCTGCGCGATCGTCTGCAATGCGCTATTCCTGATCGGCAACCGCATCGAGACCCTGCACCGGCCCAGCGGCATCGCCGAGTCGGAACTGGTGACGATCTCGCTGGGCGGCATCGGCCAGCAGGTCAACGCCGCCGCCCGCACCCGCGAGGACCTGGCCGCGTTGCGCGCCGTGCCCGGCGTGCGCAACGCCACGCTGCTCAACCAGGTGCCGTTCGTGCACTACTCCTGGAACACCAGCCTGTCGCTGACCCCGGACCAGGAGCGCCCCACTCTCAACGCGGCGCAATACATGGCCGAAGAGGGCACGCTGAAGACCCTTGGCCTGAAGCTGGTGGCCGGACGCGATTTCGCGCCCGACGAGTACATGGATATGGACGCCGCCCAGACCGACAAGCAGATCCGAGAGAAAGGCACCGCCATCATCCTCAACCGCGCCACCGCGGAAAAGATGTTTCCGGGTCAGAACGCGCTGGGCAAGACGGTGTATACCGGCCCGGTGGGCGCCCGCGTCGTCGGCATCGTCGACCCGCTGGCGCGCCCCACCGCCGCCAGCGGCCTGGCCGAGATCGACTACGCGATGCTGCTGCCGTTACGCCTGAAGTACACCGACGGGCTGTACGTGCTGCGGGTCACCGACCCGGCGCGGCGCCAGGAAGTGCTGAACGCGGCGACCGCGGCCTTGATGAAGGTCGACAGCAGCCGCCTGGTGCTCAAGCAGCAGACCTACAGAGAGATCCGCGACGACTACTTCCAGGGCGACCGCGCGATGGTGTGGCTGCTCGGCGCGGTCTGCGTGGCGTTGCTGGTGGTCACCGCACTGGGCATCGTCGGCCTGGCCAGCTTCTGGGTGCAGCAGCGCACCAAGCAGATCGGCATCCGCCGCGCGCTCGGCGCCACCCGCGGACAGATCCTGCGCTATTTCCAGACCGAGAACTTCCTGCTGGCCAGCACCGGCATCGTGCTGGGCATGCTGCTGGCCTACGCCATCAACCAGTGGCTGATGGGCAAGTACGAACTGCCGCGGCTGCCGCTGGCCTACCTGCCGATCGGCGCGGTGGCGCTGTGGCTGCTCGGCCAGATCGCGGTGTTCGCGCCGGCGCGGCGCGCCGCCAACGTGCCGCCGGCCGTCGCCACCCGCAGCACCTGA
- a CDS encoding ABC transporter permease, whose translation MFGYYCKLALHSFGRNRLLTALMVLAIAVGIGASMTTLTVFHVLAADPIPGKSAQLFNVELNLQPDDRYDPNDTDPQQLTRRDAEALLRDRRGDRQALMSAGSVTVVPTQPQLTPFGAEARYTSADFFPMFAVPMRYGHAWTADDDARRARVAVISRRLNTQLFGDVDSIGRQLQLGDAVLRVVGVIDAWDMNPRFYDLTNNEYGDSEDVFVPFSTARDLDLDVSGSMSCWGDSGGDKTSESASCAWIQYWVELDSPNKRAAYLDALQAYAQQQRDAGRFRHPPDIRLSDVMTWLDRNHAVPSDVRLQVWLALAFLGICLLNTAGLMLAKFLRHSGEIGVRRALGASRRAIFAQHLVEVAAIGVVGGSGGLLLAWIGTWLVRQQPSTYAALAHMDGRMLLLALALSLGSSLLAGLLPAWQAMRVPTALQLKSQ comes from the coding sequence ATGTTCGGCTACTACTGCAAACTGGCGCTGCACAGCTTCGGCCGCAACCGGCTGCTGACCGCGCTGATGGTGCTGGCGATCGCGGTCGGCATCGGCGCGTCGATGACCACGCTGACCGTGTTCCACGTGCTGGCGGCCGATCCGATTCCCGGCAAGAGCGCGCAGCTGTTCAACGTGGAGCTCAACCTGCAGCCGGACGACCGCTACGATCCGAACGACACCGACCCGCAGCAACTGACCCGCCGCGATGCCGAGGCGCTGCTGCGCGACAGGCGCGGCGATCGCCAGGCGCTGATGTCGGCCGGCAGCGTGACCGTGGTGCCGACGCAGCCGCAGCTGACGCCGTTCGGCGCCGAAGCGCGCTACACCAGCGCCGACTTCTTCCCGATGTTCGCCGTGCCGATGCGCTACGGGCATGCCTGGACCGCGGACGACGACGCCCGGCGCGCGCGCGTGGCGGTGATTTCGCGGCGGCTCAATACCCAGCTGTTCGGCGACGTGGACAGCATCGGCCGCCAGCTGCAGCTCGGCGATGCGGTGCTGCGCGTGGTCGGGGTGATCGACGCCTGGGACATGAACCCGCGCTTCTACGACCTCACCAACAACGAATACGGCGACAGCGAGGACGTGTTCGTGCCGTTCTCCACCGCGCGCGACCTGGACCTGGACGTCAGCGGTTCGATGTCCTGCTGGGGCGACAGCGGTGGCGACAAGACCAGCGAGAGCGCGTCCTGCGCCTGGATCCAGTACTGGGTGGAGCTGGATAGCCCCAACAAGCGCGCCGCCTACCTGGACGCGCTGCAGGCCTATGCGCAGCAGCAGCGCGACGCCGGCCGCTTCCGCCATCCGCCGGACATCCGCCTCAGCGACGTGATGACCTGGCTGGACCGCAACCACGCCGTCCCCTCCGACGTGCGCCTGCAGGTGTGGCTGGCGTTGGCGTTCCTGGGCATCTGCCTGCTCAATACCGCCGGGCTGATGCTGGCCAAGTTCCTGCGCCACAGCGGCGAGATCGGCGTGCGCCGCGCGCTGGGCGCCTCGCGCCGCGCGATCTTCGCCCAGCACCTGGTCGAAGTGGCGGCGATCGGCGTGGTCGGCGGCAGCGGCGGCCTGCTGCTGGCGTGGATCGGCACCTGGCTGGTGCGGCAGCAGCCGTCCACTTACGCCGCGCTGGCGCACATGGATGGCCGCATGCTGCTGCTCGCGCTGGCGTTGAGCCTGGGCAGCAGCCTGCTCGCCGGGCTGCTGCCGGCCTGGCAGGCGATGCGCGTGCCCACCGCCCTGCAACTCAAGTCGCAATGA
- a CDS encoding ABC transporter permease, with product MSLHPILSSLRKHRVAAGLIVLEIAFSCAVVCNALFLIDQRLERMHRPSGVAERELVQLRSRSVVSDGNGAAQTRADLDALRRIPGVRDASIINQALFGDSLGYSGVSLRPDQERSTLHAVQYFGDARLLDTLGLHLVAGRRFAEDEFIDYAQLRDPVAKRIPPSVILSQSLAQRLFSGQNAVGRTIYVYGEHRVVGVVQRLVQPREGGTTGQYEDTMLFPVNVPYDHGTYLLRVSDPAQREAILRQAKATLSQHGPRRMVNGAKTLQQARAAYYRDDQAMAWLLVGVSVALLLITALGIVGLTSFWVQQRTKQIGIRRALGATCTQILRHFQLENFLLASTGIVLGMLLAYAANLYLMSAYELPRLPLWYLPVGALVLWLLGQLAVLPPARRAAAVPPAVATRSV from the coding sequence GTGTCCCTCCATCCCATCCTCTCCAGTCTGCGCAAGCACCGCGTCGCCGCCGGCCTGATCGTGCTGGAGATCGCCTTCAGTTGCGCCGTGGTCTGCAATGCGCTGTTCCTGATCGATCAACGGCTCGAACGCATGCACCGGCCCAGCGGCGTCGCCGAGCGGGAACTGGTGCAACTGCGAAGCCGCAGCGTGGTCAGCGACGGCAACGGCGCCGCGCAGACACGGGCCGACCTGGACGCGCTGCGCCGCATCCCCGGCGTGCGCGACGCCAGCATCATCAACCAGGCACTGTTCGGCGATTCGCTCGGCTACAGCGGCGTGTCGCTGCGCCCGGACCAGGAACGCAGCACCCTGCATGCGGTGCAGTACTTCGGCGACGCACGGCTGCTCGACACCCTGGGGCTGCATCTGGTCGCAGGGCGCCGCTTCGCGGAAGACGAGTTCATCGACTACGCGCAACTGCGCGATCCGGTCGCCAAGCGCATCCCGCCCTCGGTCATCCTCAGCCAGTCGCTGGCGCAACGCCTGTTCTCCGGCCAGAACGCGGTGGGCCGCACCATCTACGTCTACGGCGAACACCGCGTCGTCGGCGTGGTGCAGCGCCTGGTGCAGCCCCGCGAAGGCGGGACCACCGGCCAGTACGAAGACACGATGCTGTTCCCGGTGAACGTTCCCTACGATCACGGCACCTACCTGCTGCGCGTAAGCGACCCGGCGCAGCGCGAGGCGATATTGCGGCAAGCCAAGGCGACGCTGTCGCAACACGGTCCACGGCGCATGGTGAACGGCGCCAAGACCTTGCAGCAGGCGCGCGCGGCCTACTACCGCGACGACCAGGCGATGGCCTGGCTGCTGGTCGGCGTGAGCGTGGCGCTGCTGCTGATCACCGCGCTGGGCATCGTCGGCCTGACCAGCTTCTGGGTGCAGCAACGCACCAAGCAGATCGGCATCCGCCGCGCGCTCGGCGCCACCTGCACGCAGATCCTGCGGCATTTCCAACTGGAGAACTTCCTGCTCGCCAGCACCGGCATCGTGCTGGGCATGTTGCTGGCCTACGCCGCCAACCTGTACCTGATGAGCGCCTACGAGTTGCCGCGGCTGCCGCTGTGGTACCTGCCGGTCGGCGCGCTGGTGCTGTGGCTGCTCGGCCAGCTCGCGGTGCTGCCGCCCGCGCGCCGCGCCGCCGCGGTGCCGCCGGCGGTGGCCACGCGCAGTGTCTGA
- a CDS encoding ABC transporter permease, which produces MLNYYLPLAWRGLRRTPVATALMVLAIGLGIGASMTMLTVLHVMSRDPLPGRSAALYTPHLDPLPASYPDSQEWSDPADNLTWPDAMALLRAAPATPQAAMTGGQALLWPPRGAQAPLDLSGRYASAGFFALFGIPLQRGRDWSAQDDQNHARVIVLSRTLADTLFGARDPVGQRVALGEKRIGFEVIGVAGPWNPQPLFYGDPGSKGSFGQQDDFFLPLSTAMELALDVNGNISSWDKVSGDDAARLKDPSTSWLQFWVRLDTPQQVADYQRLLYDYAATQHASGRFQRPPERARLYALMDWLRHLRMVPDDVRLQTLLALGFLWICLVNVIALLLAKFLRRGGEIGVRRALGARRSHVFLQFGSEAALIGLLGGGLGIAIAELGLWSVRQRPDDYARLARMDLQMLLATVALAVIAALLAGLLPAWRASRINPALQIKDLT; this is translated from the coding sequence ATGTTGAACTATTATCTGCCGCTGGCCTGGCGCGGCCTGCGGCGTACGCCGGTCGCCACCGCATTGATGGTGCTGGCGATCGGCCTGGGCATCGGCGCGAGCATGACCATGCTGACGGTGCTGCATGTGATGTCGCGCGATCCGCTGCCGGGCAGAAGCGCTGCGCTCTACACCCCGCATCTTGACCCGTTGCCGGCCAGTTACCCCGATAGCCAGGAGTGGAGCGATCCGGCTGACAACCTCACCTGGCCCGACGCCATGGCGCTGCTGCGCGCCGCCCCGGCCACGCCACAGGCGGCGATGACCGGCGGGCAGGCGTTGCTGTGGCCACCGCGCGGGGCCCAAGCGCCGCTCGACCTGAGCGGGCGCTACGCCAGCGCCGGGTTCTTCGCCCTGTTCGGCATCCCGTTGCAGCGCGGACGCGACTGGAGCGCACAGGACGACCAGAACCATGCCCGCGTCATCGTGCTGAGCCGCACCCTGGCCGATACCCTGTTCGGCGCGCGCGACCCGGTCGGCCAGCGGGTGGCGCTCGGGGAAAAGCGCATCGGCTTCGAGGTGATCGGCGTGGCCGGCCCATGGAATCCGCAACCGCTGTTCTATGGCGATCCGGGCAGCAAGGGCAGTTTCGGCCAGCAGGACGATTTCTTCCTGCCGCTGTCGACCGCGATGGAACTGGCGCTGGACGTCAACGGCAACATCAGTAGCTGGGACAAGGTCAGCGGCGACGACGCGGCGCGATTAAAAGATCCTTCGACCAGCTGGCTGCAATTCTGGGTGCGGCTGGACACGCCGCAACAGGTCGCCGACTACCAGCGCCTGCTCTACGACTATGCCGCGACACAACACGCCAGCGGACGCTTCCAGCGCCCGCCGGAGCGTGCACGGCTGTACGCGTTGATGGACTGGCTGCGCCACCTGCGGATGGTGCCCGACGATGTGCGCCTGCAGACGCTGCTGGCACTGGGCTTCCTCTGGATCTGTCTGGTCAACGTGATCGCCTTGCTGTTGGCGAAATTCCTGCGTCGCGGCGGCGAGATCGGCGTGCGGCGCGCGCTCGGCGCCCGCCGGAGCCACGTGTTCCTGCAGTTCGGCAGCGAAGCCGCACTGATCGGGCTGCTCGGTGGCGGCCTGGGCATCGCGATCGCCGAGCTGGGTCTGTGGAGCGTGCGCCAACGCCCGGACGACTACGCCAGGCTGGCGCGGATGGACCTGCAGATGCTGCTCGCCACCGTGGCGCTGGCGGTGATCGCCGCGCTGCTGGCGGGCCTGCTGCCCGCATGGCGGGCGAGCCGGATCAACCCCGCCCTGCAGATCAAGGACCTGACATGA
- a CDS encoding ABC transporter permease: protein MNLPIRPILSSLQHHRLTAALLALQVALTCAFVANAVFLIGGRIERLRVPSGLPEQELALISVRGVQSDGNALAQQQSDLQALRGIPGVTAAAAIGFSLPLSGGANDYGGCPDRQTLDRAMAQHSMDNTGCIQATYYSGSQGFVQAMGAHLIAGRDFRADEYSTASPSAVIVTRTLARQLWPGQPAVGKTLYGGVQGAIVVGVVDDLLRTTLRGATVDHLAALSPQLPAGNHVQYLLRSAPQDRERVLAAAAGALAKAGPLRLIPREGRRSYSQLRQRYFQRDATMIGLLLAATTGLLFVTALGIGGLASFWVQQRTRQIGIRRAIGATRRDILWHFRTENLLIVSVGSAVGMVLALLLNHALLQRYDLPRLPLGYLPAVAAALLLLGQLAILPPARRAAAVPPAVATRSV from the coding sequence ATGAATCTGCCGATCCGCCCCATCCTCTCCAGCCTGCAGCATCACCGCCTCACCGCCGCGCTGCTGGCGCTGCAGGTCGCGCTGACCTGCGCCTTCGTCGCCAACGCCGTGTTCCTGATCGGTGGGCGCATCGAACGGTTGCGGGTCCCCAGCGGCTTGCCGGAGCAAGAACTCGCGCTGATCTCGGTCCGCGGCGTCCAGAGCGATGGCAATGCGTTGGCCCAGCAACAATCCGATCTGCAGGCATTGCGCGGCATCCCCGGTGTCACCGCAGCCGCCGCGATCGGCTTCAGCCTGCCGCTGTCCGGCGGCGCCAACGACTATGGCGGTTGCCCCGACCGGCAGACGCTGGACCGCGCGATGGCGCAGCATTCGATGGACAATACAGGGTGCATCCAGGCCACGTATTACTCCGGCTCGCAAGGTTTCGTGCAGGCCATGGGCGCGCACCTGATCGCCGGCCGCGACTTCCGTGCCGACGAATATTCCACCGCCTCGCCAAGCGCCGTGATCGTCACCCGCACGCTGGCGCGGCAACTGTGGCCAGGTCAACCTGCGGTGGGCAAAACGCTGTATGGCGGAGTCCAGGGCGCCATCGTCGTCGGCGTCGTCGACGATCTGCTGCGCACGACGCTGCGTGGCGCAACGGTCGACCACCTTGCCGCACTGTCGCCGCAGCTTCCCGCGGGCAACCACGTGCAATATCTGTTGCGCAGCGCGCCGCAGGACCGCGAACGGGTCCTGGCCGCAGCGGCCGGCGCGCTGGCAAAGGCAGGGCCGCTGCGGCTGATTCCGCGCGAAGGGCGCCGCAGCTACTCCCAGCTGCGGCAGCGCTATTTCCAGCGCGATGCCACCATGATCGGGTTGCTGCTCGCGGCGACCACGGGCCTGTTGTTCGTGACCGCCCTGGGCATCGGCGGCCTGGCCAGCTTCTGGGTGCAGCAACGCACGCGCCAGATCGGCATCCGCCGTGCCATCGGCGCGACCCGTCGCGACATCCTGTGGCATTTCCGGACCGAAAACCTGCTGATCGTGAGCGTCGGCAGCGCCGTGGGCATGGTGCTGGCATTGCTGCTCAATCACGCGCTTTTGCAGCGCTACGATCTGCCACGCTTGCCGCTGGGCTACCTGCCGGCTGTCGCTGCAGCGCTCTTGCTGCTCGGCCAGCTGGCGATACTGCCGCCCGCGCGCCGCGCCGCCGCGGTGCCGCCGGCAGTGGCCACGCGCAGTGTCTGA
- a CDS encoding sigma-54 dependent transcriptional regulator: protein MPCLLIIDDNPAVATALEVLFSLHDIDTVYADSPQAGLQRLAESDIDLVLQDMNFTADTTSGEEGVALFEAIRTRHPDLPVILLTAWTQLSSAVELVKAGAADYLAKPWDDRKLLTTVNNLLELSETRRELERRRDGERRHRQQLAQRYDLCGAVFADPASERAIALACQVARSELPVLITGPNGSGKEKIAQIIQANSSVRRGPFVALNCGAIPADLIEAELFGAEAGAYTGANKVREGKFEAADGGTLFLDEIGNLSLAGQMKLLRVLETGRFERLGSNRERQVKVRVISATNADLTAMIREGSFREDLYYRLNAVELSLPALAERPGDIVPLAEHFLSGDKPLSSGACQALQRHAWPGNVRELRNVVQRAELLASGAQIEAADLNLPKPAAPRMTAAAEPDRERIVAELGRAHGVIAQAAAELGMSRQALYRRMDRYGIPRE from the coding sequence ATGCCCTGCCTGCTGATCATCGACGACAACCCCGCGGTCGCCACTGCGCTGGAAGTGCTGTTCTCCCTGCACGACATCGACACGGTGTATGCCGACAGCCCGCAGGCTGGCCTGCAGCGCCTGGCCGAGAGCGACATCGACCTGGTGCTGCAGGACATGAACTTCACCGCCGACACCACCTCCGGCGAGGAAGGCGTGGCCCTGTTCGAGGCGATCCGCACGCGCCATCCGGACCTGCCGGTGATCCTGCTGACCGCCTGGACCCAGCTCAGCAGCGCGGTGGAACTGGTCAAGGCCGGCGCCGCCGACTACCTGGCCAAACCCTGGGACGACCGCAAGCTGCTGACCACGGTCAACAACCTGCTGGAACTGTCCGAGACGCGCCGCGAACTGGAGCGCCGCCGCGACGGCGAGCGCCGCCATCGTCAGCAACTGGCGCAGCGCTACGACCTGTGCGGCGCGGTGTTCGCCGACCCCGCCAGCGAGCGCGCCATCGCCCTGGCCTGCCAGGTCGCGCGTTCGGAACTGCCGGTACTGATCACCGGCCCCAACGGCAGCGGCAAGGAGAAGATCGCGCAGATCATCCAGGCCAATTCCTCGGTGCGGCGCGGCCCGTTCGTGGCGCTGAACTGCGGCGCGATCCCGGCCGACCTGATCGAGGCCGAACTGTTCGGTGCCGAGGCCGGCGCCTACACCGGCGCCAACAAGGTGCGCGAGGGCAAGTTCGAAGCCGCCGACGGCGGCACCCTGTTCCTGGACGAGATCGGCAACCTGTCGCTGGCCGGGCAGATGAAGCTGCTGCGGGTGCTGGAGACCGGCCGGTTCGAGCGGCTCGGTTCCAACCGCGAGCGGCAGGTCAAGGTGCGGGTGATCAGCGCCACCAACGCCGACCTGACCGCGATGATCCGCGAGGGCAGCTTCCGCGAGGATCTGTACTACCGGCTCAACGCGGTGGAACTGTCGCTGCCGGCGCTGGCCGAGCGCCCCGGCGACATCGTGCCGTTGGCCGAGCACTTCCTCTCCGGCGACAAGCCGCTGTCGTCCGGCGCCTGCCAGGCACTGCAGCGCCACGCCTGGCCCGGCAACGTGCGCGAACTGCGCAACGTGGTGCAGCGCGCCGAACTGCTGGCCAGCGGCGCGCAGATCGAGGCCGCCGACCTCAACCTGCCGAAGCCCGCGGCGCCGCGCATGACCGCCGCCGCCGAGCCCGACCGCGAGCGCATCGTGGCCGAACTGGGCCGCGCGCACGGCGTCATCGCCCAGGCCGCCGCCGAACTGGGCATGAGCCGGCAGGCGCTGTACCGGCGCATGGACCGCTACGGCATCCCGCGCGAATGA